In Myxococcus stipitatus, the following are encoded in one genomic region:
- a CDS encoding Rieske (2Fe-2S) protein, translating to MSTSRRGFLKGMLGTGAAGAAATALPGCAPDIDPAPVTDVSASDAGVVDLLVPRYPDLAREGGALTVRVGGEKTPLLVTHTGRDTYSVLSSICTHAGCPLGFDGREVVCPCHLSKFNAVDGAVTQRPATVGLRKFASRFNPGTQVLSIDLRAGEGGFPSVVNGEVRLPFAQFPTLKDNGSVVDGVPGGYGKRIFIFRLQDGSLSAVDSICTHQECEVSSRPEQLDLICYCHNSTFSAQGDVTNPPAVLPLKKFTVTETADAVVVSNVR from the coding sequence GTGAGCACTTCCCGACGTGGCTTCTTGAAGGGAATGCTGGGGACGGGCGCGGCGGGTGCGGCGGCGACGGCGCTGCCAGGATGCGCGCCGGATATCGACCCCGCGCCGGTGACGGATGTGTCGGCCAGTGACGCGGGGGTGGTGGACCTGCTGGTGCCCCGCTACCCCGACCTGGCGCGGGAGGGTGGAGCGTTGACGGTGCGCGTGGGGGGCGAGAAGACGCCGCTCCTGGTGACGCACACGGGGCGAGACACGTACTCGGTGCTGTCCTCCATCTGCACGCATGCCGGGTGTCCGCTGGGATTCGACGGGCGCGAGGTCGTGTGCCCGTGCCATCTGTCCAAGTTCAACGCGGTGGATGGCGCGGTGACGCAGCGGCCGGCCACCGTGGGTTTGCGCAAGTTCGCCTCACGATTCAATCCGGGCACCCAGGTGCTGAGCATCGACCTGCGCGCGGGCGAGGGGGGATTCCCCTCGGTGGTGAACGGTGAGGTGCGTCTGCCTTTCGCGCAGTTCCCCACGCTGAAGGACAACGGCAGCGTGGTGGATGGCGTCCCTGGTGGCTACGGCAAGCGCATCTTCATCTTCAGGCTGCAGGACGGCTCGCTGTCGGCGGTGGACTCCATCTGCACGCATCAAGAGTGCGAGGTGTCCTCGCGCCCGGAGCAGCTCGACCTCATCTGCTATTGCCACAACTCCACCTTCTCGGCGCAGGGGGACGTGACGAACCCGCCCGCGGTCCTTCCACTGAAGAAGTTCACCGTGACGGAGACGGCGGACGCGGTGGTGGTATCGAACGTTCGGTGA
- a CDS encoding YceI family protein — protein MTARRLALLTTMLLSLPVLAQGGAKTYALKKDSSSLTYKLRHPAHEVVGKAKPSDGKARLMADGTLQVAVRANIKDFDSGNGNRDAHMMEVTEMAKYPIVDFKGVAKGVTMPTAFPAKVPVTLKGKLMFHGVTQDVEVPLTVVFKSATEATTEGAFDISLEAYKVERPSLLMVKVDDKLVLEPVLAFVVEGT, from the coding sequence ATGACTGCTCGACGACTCGCGCTGCTCACCACCATGTTGCTTTCCCTGCCCGTGCTGGCCCAGGGCGGCGCCAAGACGTATGCGCTGAAGAAGGACTCCAGTTCGCTGACGTACAAGCTGCGGCACCCGGCGCACGAAGTGGTGGGCAAGGCGAAGCCCAGCGATGGCAAGGCCCGGCTGATGGCGGACGGCACGCTGCAGGTGGCGGTGCGCGCCAACATCAAGGACTTCGACTCCGGCAATGGCAACCGTGACGCGCACATGATGGAAGTCACGGAGATGGCCAAGTACCCCATCGTCGACTTCAAGGGTGTGGCCAAGGGCGTGACGATGCCCACGGCCTTCCCCGCGAAGGTGCCGGTGACGCTCAAGGGGAAGCTCATGTTCCATGGGGTGACCCAGGACGTGGAGGTGCCCCTGACGGTGGTGTTCAAGTCCGCCACGGAGGCGACGACCGAGGGCGCCTTCGACATCAGCCTGGAGGCGTACAAGGTGGAGCGCCCCTCGCTGCTGATGGTGAAGGTGGATGACAAGCTGGTGCTCGAGCCCGTGCTGGCCTTCGTGGTGGAGGGCACGTGA
- a CDS encoding serine/threonine-protein kinase, with product MSDLDAVHPLLLQPSEELGALRIIRRLATGGYGTIFLAESETRGTVALKFALEGPSENDEGRVDARTRREARLLMHLDHPNVVELLGYRRWPDAHRGYLYLIMDYVEGPTLSRWATTAQATPRRAAEVFASLALTLDAIHRAGVVHRDLKGSNIIVRASDGQPVLVDFGSGDHACAPSLTEDRLPPGTPSYRSPESLRFWLGPRAPGSRYRFVPTDDLYSLGLVFHEVLTGAFPYPAHLPPSALLASIESARLTPPSALNPRVPPALDGIVLRLLSKHASGRHPNGAELCEALNAALRRADETWDVPLFPPRPPHEAITEEDEALFDGDEDGREIRRWMRWPDQPGAGAGQDSGPAATPSTEPAPAPPGVPAPWIAWLRRRLSVLRGALLAWKKPGE from the coding sequence ATGAGCGACCTCGATGCGGTGCACCCTTTGCTGCTCCAGCCCTCGGAGGAGCTGGGAGCGCTGCGCATCATCCGGAGGCTGGCGACCGGGGGTTACGGCACCATCTTCCTGGCGGAGAGCGAGACCCGCGGCACGGTGGCGTTGAAGTTCGCGCTGGAGGGCCCCTCCGAGAACGACGAGGGCCGGGTGGACGCGCGCACCCGCCGGGAGGCCCGGCTGCTGATGCACCTGGACCACCCCAACGTGGTGGAGCTCCTGGGCTACCGCCGCTGGCCCGACGCCCACCGCGGCTACCTCTATCTCATCATGGACTACGTGGAGGGCCCCACCCTGTCCCGGTGGGCCACCACGGCGCAGGCCACTCCACGCCGCGCCGCGGAGGTGTTCGCCTCCCTGGCCCTCACCCTGGACGCCATCCATCGCGCGGGTGTGGTCCACCGCGACCTCAAGGGGAGCAACATCATCGTCCGGGCCTCGGATGGGCAGCCGGTGCTGGTGGACTTCGGCTCGGGGGACCACGCGTGCGCGCCGTCACTCACGGAGGATCGTCTTCCTCCAGGAACCCCCAGCTACCGGAGCCCGGAGTCGCTGCGCTTCTGGCTGGGGCCTCGCGCTCCGGGCTCGCGCTACCGCTTCGTGCCCACCGATGACCTGTACTCGCTGGGGCTCGTCTTCCACGAGGTGCTGACGGGCGCCTTCCCCTACCCCGCCCACCTGCCCCCGTCCGCGCTTTTGGCCAGCATCGAGTCGGCCCGCCTCACGCCGCCCTCCGCCCTCAACCCCCGCGTCCCTCCGGCGCTGGATGGCATCGTGCTGCGTCTGCTCAGCAAACACGCCTCCGGACGCCACCCCAACGGCGCGGAGCTGTGTGAGGCGCTCAACGCGGCGCTGCGGCGGGCGGACGAGACCTGGGACGTCCCCTTGTTCCCTCCCCGGCCTCCCCATGAGGCCATCACCGAGGAGGACGAGGCCCTCTTCGATGGCGACGAGGACGGGCGCGAGATTCGCCGGTGGATGCGCTGGCCGGACCAGCCGGGCGCGGGGGCGGGCCAGGACTCGGGGCCCGCGGCGACGCCGTCCACGGAGCCCGCCCCCGCTCCGCCGGGTGTCCCGGCCCCCTGGATAGCCTGGCTGCGCAGGCGGCTGAGCGTGCTGCGAGGCGCGCTCCTCGCCTGGAAGAAGCCTGGGGAGTAG
- a CDS encoding serine/threonine-protein kinase, giving the protein MTTPDTTTEDSPGGPRRPRVLFNVGGTVFEFVRKLEVRSTGELLMLVRRRYRDGQGGLVVVKRLRSPATFVERRRLVEEVGLTFRFKHPNIAQVHQIKMYRGSPHVVMEYVEGRSLDTLLNLTAMRRRPVSSALAAFVVAEVADALHHAHCAVDDWNRPLGIVHRDVSPRNIRVGTHGDVKLTNFTVAASRMPGREQTSRPLVKGDVAYASPEMLLRATVDARSDLFSLGLVLLELLTGRHPLAVEDSPPPPLPEGLTLEAQGPTWMPVEEVAARMLNLSPEQVARLVEGIPEGVASVVLRALRREPSERFQSAEEMACVLRGWLRAHAPGFGRHETAEEVARVAMEATVRRNQAELLEGGLHPENLTAEEASVPLEPGASPASGTKPDTEGSLAQEAARVFGVPGLRGVTRSRAEDGDSTVDGPRVTDEPSEP; this is encoded by the coding sequence ATGACGACGCCCGATACGACGACGGAGGATTCCCCCGGAGGACCGCGCCGGCCGCGGGTGCTGTTCAACGTGGGCGGCACGGTGTTCGAGTTCGTTCGCAAGCTGGAGGTGCGCTCCACCGGCGAGCTGTTGATGCTGGTGCGGCGGCGCTATCGCGACGGCCAGGGTGGGCTGGTGGTGGTGAAGCGGCTGCGCAGCCCGGCCACCTTCGTGGAGCGGCGCCGGCTGGTGGAGGAGGTGGGCCTGACGTTCCGCTTCAAGCACCCCAACATCGCGCAGGTGCATCAAATCAAGATGTACCGAGGCTCGCCGCACGTGGTGATGGAGTACGTGGAGGGGCGCTCGCTGGACACGCTGCTCAACCTGACGGCCATGCGGCGCAGGCCCGTGTCGTCCGCGCTGGCCGCGTTCGTGGTGGCCGAGGTGGCGGACGCGCTCCACCACGCCCACTGCGCGGTGGATGACTGGAACCGGCCGCTGGGCATCGTCCACCGCGACGTGAGCCCCCGGAACATCCGCGTGGGGACCCATGGCGACGTGAAGCTGACGAACTTCACCGTCGCCGCGTCGCGGATGCCGGGGCGCGAGCAGACCAGCCGCCCGTTGGTGAAGGGCGACGTCGCGTATGCGTCGCCGGAGATGCTGCTGCGCGCGACGGTGGATGCGCGCTCGGACCTCTTCTCGCTGGGGCTGGTGCTGTTGGAGTTGCTGACGGGGAGGCATCCGCTGGCGGTGGAGGACTCGCCGCCTCCGCCCCTTCCGGAGGGCCTGACGCTGGAGGCCCAGGGCCCCACCTGGATGCCCGTGGAGGAGGTGGCGGCGCGGATGCTGAACCTGTCGCCCGAGCAGGTGGCCCGGCTGGTCGAGGGCATTCCGGAAGGCGTGGCGTCGGTGGTGCTGCGCGCGCTGCGACGCGAGCCCTCCGAGCGGTTCCAATCCGCCGAGGAGATGGCCTGTGTGCTGCGAGGCTGGCTGCGCGCCCATGCCCCCGGCTTCGGGCGGCACGAGACGGCCGAGGAGGTGGCCCGCGTGGCCATGGAGGCGACCGTGCGCCGCAACCAGGCGGAGCTGCTCGAGGGTGGGCTGCACCCGGAGAACCTCACGGCGGAGGAGGCGTCGGTGCCGCTGGAGCCGGGGGCCTCACCGGCCTCGGGGACGAAGCCGGACACCGAGGGCTCCCTGGCCCAGGAGGCCGCGCGCGTCTTTGGCGTGCCGGGCCTGCGCGGTGTCACGCGTTCACGCGCGGAAGACGGGGACTCCACCGTGGACGGGCCGCGAGTCACTGACGAACCCTCCGAGCCATAG
- a CDS encoding CBS domain-containing protein has protein sequence MRPGRLASEAARPADAAPPGSRERGESDVSGWNPARDELSSLREGRFHRAATLRMAQVRTDVDDRDVARSDAEWATGGVGRGPYGRDDRDDRYATGIGPRRSMGDQDQELAPQAAEYRPWDRTGYGGRAHTRTEEARARDEQSSPRARGRSSAVAVQEGPPSPERRWQREPLMTREVMTRNVRTARRDSSLREVARLMRDEDCGVIPIVDERGRLVGLVTDRELALRAFTDGQPPEQLRVSDVMTEDIDAVTLDETLHTALALMTRRQLRRLPVIEHDDRLVGIISLSDIAQRADNDEELQRALSRISARRSFWTRLR, from the coding sequence TTGCGGCCTGGACGACTCGCGTCCGAGGCGGCACGGCCTGCCGACGCGGCCCCTCCTGGCTCGCGCGAGCGAGGTGAGTCGGATGTGTCGGGATGGAATCCCGCGCGCGATGAGCTGTCGTCCTTGCGCGAAGGTCGATTCCACCGGGCCGCGACCTTGCGCATGGCCCAGGTGCGCACGGATGTGGATGACCGCGACGTGGCGCGGAGCGACGCGGAGTGGGCCACGGGGGGCGTGGGCAGGGGGCCCTACGGGCGGGATGACCGCGATGACCGGTATGCCACGGGCATCGGTCCCCGGCGGAGCATGGGCGACCAGGACCAGGAGCTGGCGCCTCAGGCCGCGGAATATCGTCCGTGGGACCGCACGGGCTACGGAGGCAGGGCGCACACGCGCACGGAGGAGGCACGGGCTCGGGACGAGCAGTCCTCGCCTCGCGCGCGGGGACGCTCGAGTGCGGTTGCCGTACAAGAGGGCCCGCCTTCACCCGAGCGGCGGTGGCAGCGTGAGCCCTTGATGACTCGCGAGGTGATGACTCGCAACGTGCGCACCGCGCGGCGTGACAGCTCCTTGCGCGAGGTGGCTCGGCTCATGCGGGACGAGGACTGCGGCGTCATTCCCATCGTCGACGAGCGTGGCCGGCTCGTGGGGCTCGTCACCGACCGTGAGCTCGCCCTGCGTGCCTTCACGGATGGGCAGCCTCCCGAGCAGCTCCGCGTCTCGGACGTGATGACGGAGGACATCGACGCCGTCACGCTCGATGAGACATTGCATACGGCCCTCGCGCTCATGACCCGCCGGCAGCTTCGCCGACTCCCAGTCATCGAGCATGATGACCGCCTCGTCGGCATCATCTCGCTAAGTGACATCGCGCAGCGCGCCGACAACGATGAAGAGCTTCAACGCGCGCTGTCCCGTATCTCCGCGCGCCGCTCATTCTGGACACGGCTGCGTTGA
- a CDS encoding Kelch repeat-containing protein, protein MKPGIRALLAVLVVVGLQVSGCLDVDGARQKFCEDNPAQCDGGAGKPDGGGDAGQDGGPDGGPDGGPDGGPDGGPDGGPDGGPPDAGGDGGSLESGWHSMERMQESRAFHTATRLNDGRVLVVGGVSANWNAAVASTEIYEPKTNKWTSAGTLPEPRARHTATLLKSGKVLVVGGHDASGTELTKVLEYDPTGSGSWSVVGALSQGRFNHDAVLLTSTSSGEVLVMGGGVKGGADGLTSAELYNPSSRGWTSVSSGTLEKGREGVVAVEMSGNRVLAVGGFPSGLRTAEVYQRSLGDWSLVNGTAAQNRVGHTVTRLAGGDILVAGADLNNNTYGDSTELFSETSLTWRSAGTLSEPRAYFTATRLDSGDVLVTGGSRGENQSLKVVQLYRPTGGGWTAGPPMTVERAFHRATLLDSGQVLVTGGFRNTEPYVLDSVELYVP, encoded by the coding sequence GTGAAGCCTGGCATTCGAGCGCTGCTGGCCGTGCTGGTGGTGGTGGGGCTCCAGGTGAGCGGGTGCCTCGACGTGGATGGGGCCCGGCAGAAGTTCTGTGAGGACAACCCCGCGCAGTGTGATGGGGGCGCCGGGAAGCCGGATGGAGGCGGAGACGCAGGTCAGGATGGTGGTCCGGACGGAGGTCCTGATGGTGGTCCAGACGGAGGGCCTGATGGTGGTCCGGACGGAGGGCCTGATGGCGGTCCCCCGGACGCGGGTGGGGATGGCGGGAGCCTGGAGTCGGGTTGGCATTCCATGGAGCGCATGCAGGAGTCGCGTGCCTTTCACACCGCCACGCGATTGAACGATGGCCGGGTCCTGGTGGTGGGGGGCGTCAGCGCGAACTGGAACGCCGCTGTCGCCTCCACGGAAATCTACGAACCGAAGACGAACAAGTGGACCAGCGCGGGGACCCTGCCGGAGCCGCGTGCCCGGCACACCGCCACCTTGCTGAAGAGTGGCAAGGTCCTGGTCGTGGGCGGGCATGACGCATCCGGCACCGAGCTGACGAAGGTGTTGGAGTATGACCCCACCGGGAGCGGCTCGTGGTCGGTCGTGGGCGCCCTCTCGCAGGGGCGTTTCAATCACGACGCGGTGCTGCTGACGTCCACTTCCTCGGGCGAGGTCCTGGTGATGGGCGGGGGCGTGAAGGGCGGTGCCGATGGCCTCACCTCCGCGGAGCTCTACAACCCGTCCAGTCGAGGGTGGACCTCCGTGTCCTCGGGCACGCTCGAGAAGGGGCGAGAGGGCGTCGTGGCCGTGGAGATGAGCGGCAACAGGGTATTGGCCGTGGGTGGCTTTCCCTCGGGCCTGAGAACCGCGGAGGTGTATCAGCGGTCGCTCGGGGACTGGTCGCTTGTCAATGGGACTGCGGCCCAGAACCGCGTGGGTCACACCGTGACGCGTCTGGCCGGAGGCGACATCCTGGTGGCCGGCGCGGACTTGAACAACAACACCTATGGCGACAGCACGGAGCTCTTCTCCGAGACCTCCTTGACCTGGAGGAGCGCGGGCACATTGAGTGAGCCTCGGGCCTATTTCACGGCGACCCGCCTCGACTCCGGAGATGTCCTGGTGACGGGCGGCTCACGTGGGGAGAACCAGTCCCTGAAGGTGGTCCAGCTCTACCGTCCGACGGGCGGGGGTTGGACGGCGGGCCCGCCCATGACGGTGGAGCGGGCCTTCCACCGAGCGACGTTGCTCGACTCGGGCCAGGTGCTCGTCACCGGAGGGTTCAGGAACACGGAGCCCTACGTGCTGGATTCTGTGGAGCTGTACGTCCCCTGA